The following coding sequences lie in one Haladaptatus sp. DJG-WS-42 genomic window:
- a CDS encoding phosphoribosyltransferase family protein — protein MNRAEKAAIQLQAVAVLRMLKQSRTYDELADLTGLPAGDLNRYVNGHVLPGVERAREVVRGVGHDELARELHARIRVDSEGYVDNSGVVFDQSFLDLVAPIAADTFEFETPDVVLTAATDGITLAAAMASYFGARLAYAKKSKETAVEEFIEARQRLQSGIELTYYLPTSAIDANDTVLVVDDLIRSGETQELLLDIAASANADVGGVFALIAVGEEGVSRARELTDAPVGALTQLEP, from the coding sequence ATGAATCGAGCGGAGAAAGCCGCAATCCAGTTGCAGGCGGTCGCCGTCCTCCGAATGCTCAAACAGAGTCGGACGTACGACGAACTCGCCGACCTCACCGGCCTCCCCGCCGGTGACCTGAATCGCTACGTCAACGGTCACGTCCTCCCCGGCGTCGAACGCGCCCGCGAGGTCGTCCGCGGCGTCGGCCACGACGAACTCGCCCGCGAACTCCACGCCCGCATCCGCGTGGACAGCGAGGGCTACGTCGATAACTCCGGCGTCGTCTTCGACCAGTCGTTCCTCGACCTCGTCGCCCCCATCGCCGCTGACACCTTCGAATTTGAAACCCCCGATGTCGTGCTCACGGCCGCAACCGACGGCATCACGCTCGCCGCCGCGATGGCGAGCTACTTCGGCGCGCGCCTCGCGTACGCGAAGAAATCGAAAGAAACCGCCGTAGAGGAGTTCATCGAAGCCCGCCAGCGCCTCCAGTCGGGCATCGAACTCACCTACTACCTCCCAACCTCTGCCATCGACGCGAACGACACGGTGCTCGTCGTAGACGACCTCATCCGCTCTGGGGAGACCCAAGAACTCCTTCTCGACATCGCAGCGAGCGCGAACGCAGACGTCGGTGGTGTGTTTGCCCTCATTGCGGTTGGCGAAGAAGGCGTCTCCCGCGCCCGCGAACTCACGGATGCACCAGTCGGCGCGCTGACCCAACTCGAGCCCTAA
- a CDS encoding CDP-2,3-bis-(O-geranylgeranyl)-sn-glycerol synthase, translating to MGIFAVIAIAFWAMLPAYIPNNAAVLFGGGPPIDGGRTLNGKRILGDGKTWRGTAAGTVIGILVALLLNAIRPTLNHQLDFMLPAFPLVAGFTLAFGAMLGDILASFIKRRFGRERGAAFPLLDQLDFVVVALILTFFVTPGWFKQTFTLSVVVAVLILTPLLHVITNVIAYLLGLKNEPY from the coding sequence ATGGGTATCTTTGCGGTGATTGCGATTGCCTTCTGGGCGATGTTGCCTGCCTACATTCCCAACAATGCCGCCGTCCTCTTTGGCGGTGGCCCGCCCATCGACGGTGGCCGGACGTTGAACGGGAAGCGCATCCTCGGCGACGGGAAAACGTGGCGCGGCACCGCCGCTGGCACTGTCATCGGCATCCTCGTCGCCCTTCTGCTCAACGCCATCCGTCCCACGCTCAACCACCAACTCGACTTCATGCTCCCGGCGTTCCCGCTCGTCGCCGGATTCACGCTCGCCTTCGGCGCAATGCTCGGTGACATCCTCGCGTCGTTCATCAAACGCCGCTTCGGGCGCGAACGCGGCGCGGCATTTCCGCTGCTCGACCAACTCGACTTCGTCGTCGTCGCCCTCATCTTGACGTTCTTCGTCACTCCCGGCTGGTTCAAACAGACCTTCACGCTCTCCGTCGTCGTGGCCGTCCTCATCCTCACCCCGCTCCTTCACGTCATCACCAACGTGATTGCCTATTTGTTGGGGCTGAAAAACGAGCCCTACTAG
- a CDS encoding GNAT family protein codes for MPGALYLEGDGVSLYTIEEDDLEFLRDTINHPQVRPTIHSRAPINLTQETKHFEESISAETAANLLICVDGERAGTIGLGPFEAGDGNAEIGLVLAPEFWGAGHGTEASQLMTDYAFRERGLHRVFADVLASNEASARIWQGLGYRQEGTFEEAAILDGERVAIERYAILAREWRA; via the coding sequence ATGCCTGGTGCACTCTATTTAGAAGGCGACGGTGTCTCGCTCTACACCATCGAAGAAGACGACCTCGAATTTCTCCGCGACACCATCAACCACCCGCAGGTTCGCCCGACGATACACAGCCGCGCGCCCATCAACTTAACGCAGGAAACCAAGCATTTCGAAGAGAGCATCTCCGCAGAGACTGCCGCAAACCTCCTGATTTGCGTCGATGGCGAGCGTGCCGGAACCATCGGTCTCGGCCCGTTCGAGGCGGGAGACGGCAACGCAGAAATCGGGCTCGTTCTCGCGCCCGAGTTCTGGGGCGCGGGCCACGGCACAGAAGCGAGTCAGTTGATGACCGACTACGCCTTCCGCGAACGCGGCCTCCACCGCGTGTTTGCGGACGTCCTCGCGTCGAACGAGGCGTCTGCGCGCATCTGGCAGGGCCTCGGCTATCGGCAGGAGGGAACGTTCGAAGAAGCGGCGATTCTGGACGGCGAGCGCGTCGCAATCGAGCGCTACGCAATCCTCGCCCGCGAGTGGCGGGCTTAG
- a CDS encoding DUF99 family protein, with protein MKQGVRALGIAESFRDERSMLAGVVTRASRVVDGFSFGTCTVGGLDATDAICALYERLAREDVRYVMVSGIALAWYNLVDLHRVHEQTERPVISVTYEASDGLEQGLRGAFSGDELAARMAIYDAQPPRHELAVGPETVWVRAVGCSLEEAAEIVRGFTPEGGRPEPLRVARLAARAADEWEN; from the coding sequence GTGAAGCAGGGCGTGCGGGCGCTCGGCATCGCCGAGTCGTTCCGCGATGAGCGAAGTATGCTGGCTGGCGTCGTCACACGCGCCAGTCGCGTCGTCGATGGCTTTTCTTTCGGGACGTGTACGGTCGGCGGACTGGACGCGACCGATGCAATCTGTGCACTCTATGAGCGCCTCGCCCGCGAAGACGTGCGCTACGTCATGGTTTCTGGCATCGCGCTCGCGTGGTACAATCTCGTTGACTTACACCGGGTACACGAGCAAACGGAACGGCCGGTAATTTCCGTCACCTACGAAGCCAGTGACGGACTGGAACAGGGGCTCAGAGGCGCCTTTTCGGGCGACGAGTTGGCTGCGCGAATGGCCATCTACGACGCCCAGCCGCCGCGCCACGAGCTCGCCGTTGGCCCGGAAACGGTGTGGGTGCGGGCGGTGGGCTGTTCTCTTGAGGAGGCCGCCGAAATCGTCCGCGGGTTCACGCCCGAAGGCGGTCGCCCCGAACCGCTCCGGGTGGCCAGACTCGCGGCACGGGCGGCCGACGAGTGGGAGAATTAA
- the hisH gene encoding imidazole glycerol phosphate synthase subunit HisH, translated as MSQRAPQQTTMADIVVVDYGLGNLRSVTRGLERAGASVEITDDPDRFASADGIVLPGVGAFREGVENAGPYREALRDAADRGQPVFGICLGMQMLLTASEEADRAGQGEVTGLDFIPGNNVKFREGQKVPHMGWNQLNVTRDHPLVEGIDGEYAYFVHSYYAVPDDEAAIVATTDYGVEFPAIIANEEGNIFGTQFHPEKSGEAGLRILKNFVDICIAD; from the coding sequence ATGAGCCAGCGCGCCCCACAGCAGACGACAATGGCCGATATCGTCGTCGTGGACTACGGTCTTGGCAACCTCCGGAGCGTCACCCGCGGACTCGAACGCGCCGGGGCGTCGGTCGAAATCACCGATGACCCCGACCGCTTTGCATCGGCAGACGGCATCGTGCTGCCCGGCGTCGGCGCGTTCCGCGAGGGCGTCGAGAACGCCGGCCCCTACCGTGAAGCCCTGCGCGACGCCGCAGACCGCGGCCAACCCGTTTTCGGGATTTGTCTCGGGATGCAGATGCTGTTGACCGCGAGCGAGGAAGCAGACCGTGCCGGACAAGGCGAGGTGACCGGCCTCGACTTCATCCCCGGAAACAACGTCAAGTTCCGCGAGGGGCAGAAGGTGCCCCACATGGGCTGGAACCAGCTCAACGTGACGCGCGACCACCCGCTCGTGGAAGGAATCGACGGCGAGTACGCCTACTTCGTCCACTCTTACTACGCCGTCCCCGACGACGAGGCCGCCATCGTCGCCACGACCGACTACGGCGTCGAGTTCCCTGCCATCATCGCAAACGAGGAAGGCAACATCTTCGGTACGCAGTTCCACCCCGAAAAGAGCGGGGAGGCGGGACTCAGGATTCTCAAGAACTTCGTGGACATCTGCATCGCGGACTGA
- a CDS encoding 50S ribosomal protein L40e, which yields MASFESAEKRTLEKMICMRCNARNPKRAEKCRKCGYAKLRPKSKERRAA from the coding sequence ATGGCCAGCTTTGAATCCGCCGAAAAACGGACTCTCGAGAAGATGATTTGCATGCGGTGTAACGCCCGCAACCCGAAACGCGCAGAGAAATGCCGCAAGTGCGGCTACGCAAAGCTTCGACCGAAGAGCAAAGAACGGCGCGCAGCCTAA
- a CDS encoding DUF367 family protein, whose translation MNLHVRYEGDDDPKKCTARKLARFDLCELHRSARATPYGVILNPHAEQALSPADAGQSNLVALDCSWETAGEAMFTMRGEHRALPFLVAANPVNYGKPFQLNTVEAFAAGLAILGEYDHAAEILSKFRWGHTFLEMNEEPLRRYAECADSSEVVEVQQEYLDRGE comes from the coding sequence GTGAACCTGCACGTCCGCTACGAGGGCGATGACGACCCGAAGAAGTGCACGGCCCGTAAGCTCGCGCGATTTGACCTCTGTGAGCTCCATCGCTCGGCACGGGCCACGCCCTACGGTGTGATTCTCAATCCACACGCAGAGCAGGCGCTCTCGCCCGCCGACGCCGGCCAGTCGAACCTCGTCGCGCTTGACTGTTCGTGGGAAACGGCGGGCGAAGCGATGTTCACGATGCGCGGCGAACATCGCGCACTCCCGTTCCTCGTCGCGGCGAATCCGGTGAACTACGGCAAGCCCTTCCAATTGAACACGGTTGAGGCGTTTGCGGCGGGACTCGCGATTCTCGGCGAGTACGACCACGCAGCAGAAATTCTGTCGAAGTTCCGCTGGGGCCACACGTTCCTCGAGATGAACGAGGAACCGCTTCGACGCTACGCAGAGTGTGCTGATTCGTCGGAGGTCGTCGAGGTCCAACAGGAGTACTTAGACCGCGGTGAGTGA
- a CDS encoding uracil-DNA glycosylase, with product MGEMDGLTVTECTKCPDLVACRSQIVNGVGPADADILFVGEGPGAQEDEQGEPFVGRSGTVLSDTLRDVGLEREIVRITNCVRCRPPDNRNPRKEELANCREYLEKEIDRVDPELIVTLGKVPSEHLLGRSVAVTSEAGSLVDKAIAGKPRRILISVHPAATLYDRSQTDTFVETLTKAAEFTTDTGGQKRLGDF from the coding sequence ATGGGAGAAATGGACGGCCTCACCGTCACCGAGTGTACGAAGTGTCCCGACCTCGTCGCGTGTCGGTCACAAATCGTGAACGGTGTCGGCCCGGCGGACGCGGATATTCTGTTCGTAGGCGAAGGCCCCGGTGCACAGGAAGACGAACAGGGTGAACCCTTCGTCGGGCGGAGCGGAACCGTCCTCTCTGACACGCTCCGCGACGTGGGCTTAGAACGAGAAATCGTCCGTATCACGAACTGCGTGCGGTGTCGCCCGCCGGACAACCGCAACCCCCGCAAAGAAGAACTCGCAAACTGCCGCGAGTATCTAGAGAAAGAAATCGACCGCGTCGACCCCGAACTCATCGTCACGCTCGGGAAAGTCCCGTCAGAGCACCTCTTGGGCCGGTCGGTCGCGGTGACGAGCGAAGCCGGGAGCCTCGTGGACAAGGCAATCGCGGGCAAGCCCCGACGCATCCTCATCAGCGTGCATCCGGCGGCGACGCTGTACGACCGAAGCCAGACCGACACCTTCGTCGAGACGCTCACGAAGGCCGCAGAGTTCACCACCGACACCGGCGGGCAAAAACGCCTCGGCGATTTCTGA
- a CDS encoding DUF5786 family protein, which produces MGFGSYDETEQSRQEVDSDESDGEAVATSDAHHDGSIDYENGASSDELLDRLQEIKEQ; this is translated from the coding sequence ATGGGATTTGGGAGCTACGATGAAACCGAGCAGTCACGGCAAGAAGTCGATAGTGACGAATCAGATGGCGAAGCAGTAGCGACCAGTGATGCACACCACGATGGGAGCATCGACTACGAAAATGGTGCGTCGTCGGACGAACTCCTCGACCGGTTACAGGAAATCAAAGAGCAGTGA
- a CDS encoding DUF502 domain-containing protein, with translation MASWKRDMASGLVVLIPILVVAYVVFRLYILIASISGVANIQPIWLGVILTLIVFSLFVLAVGYLMRTAFGSFVEDTIDGLMNRLPGLRIVYNASKMAIETALTGTEDLQKPVKVETWDGLRMTAFKTGKLAPDGREVLFLPTSPNITTGFVIEAESDRFEEVDEKVEDALIRVLSAGFGENRDSAGVKIDVKEDGETPAPGDD, from the coding sequence ATGGCCTCCTGGAAACGTGATATGGCCAGTGGCCTGGTCGTCCTCATCCCTATCCTCGTCGTGGCGTACGTGGTCTTCCGACTGTACATCCTGATTGCGTCGATTTCAGGCGTTGCCAACATTCAACCGATCTGGCTCGGCGTCATTCTGACGCTCATCGTCTTTTCCCTGTTCGTCCTCGCGGTGGGCTACCTGATGCGCACCGCGTTCGGGAGCTTCGTAGAGGATACCATCGACGGGCTGATGAACCGACTGCCGGGCCTTCGTATTGTCTACAACGCCTCGAAGATGGCCATCGAGACGGCCCTCACCGGCACCGAGGACCTCCAAAAACCCGTCAAAGTCGAGACGTGGGACGGGCTTCGGATGACCGCGTTCAAGACGGGGAAACTCGCCCCTGATGGCCGCGAGGTGCTCTTTTTACCGACCTCACCGAACATCACGACTGGCTTCGTCATCGAAGCAGAATCCGACCGCTTCGAGGAGGTAGACGAGAAGGTAGAAGACGCGCTCATCCGCGTGCTCTCTGCTGGGTTCGGTGAGAATCGCGACTCCGCGGGCGTGAAAATCGACGTCAAGGAGGACGGCGAGACACCCGCACCCGGCGACGACTGA
- a CDS encoding proline dehydrogenase family protein: MIPPIASKFVAGETEATALDHARKLNERGVKAILNLLGEHYAERAEADADADVYIDLVDEIAAANLDACISVKPSQVGLDFGADVFSENVTRIVDHAAAKGVFVWIDMEDHTTTDDTLDVFCELARKHEGGVGLAIQANLKRTREDLARLADVPGKIRLVKGAYDEPTEIAYKDKAAVNRAYKEYLKFMFESFEGGIAVGSHDPEMIAYAKELHDEYGTDFEIQMLMGVRTDAQYDLADEYEMWQYVPYGDRWAQYFYRRVMERKENVLFAVRAIVGR; this comes from the coding sequence ATGATTCCGCCCATCGCGAGCAAATTCGTGGCAGGGGAGACGGAGGCGACCGCCCTCGACCACGCGCGAAAACTCAACGAACGGGGGGTAAAGGCGATTCTCAATCTCCTTGGTGAACACTACGCAGAACGCGCGGAGGCAGACGCCGACGCCGACGTGTACATCGACCTCGTCGATGAGATTGCAGCCGCGAATCTCGATGCGTGCATTTCAGTCAAACCGTCGCAGGTTGGGCTCGACTTCGGCGCAGACGTATTCTCAGAAAACGTCACGCGCATCGTCGACCACGCCGCAGCGAAGGGCGTGTTTGTCTGGATAGACATGGAAGACCACACGACGACCGACGACACGCTCGACGTGTTCTGCGAACTCGCACGCAAACACGAAGGCGGCGTCGGGCTGGCGATTCAAGCGAATCTGAAGCGCACACGCGAAGACTTAGCCCGCCTCGCCGACGTCCCCGGGAAGATTCGCCTCGTCAAAGGCGCGTACGACGAGCCAACGGAAATCGCGTACAAGGACAAGGCAGCCGTGAACCGCGCGTACAAAGAGTATCTCAAATTCATGTTCGAGTCGTTCGAGGGCGGCATCGCCGTCGGGAGCCACGACCCGGAGATGATTGCCTACGCGAAAGAACTCCACGACGAGTACGGCACCGACTTCGAGATTCAGATGCTGATGGGCGTCCGCACCGACGCGCAGTACGACCTCGCAGATGAGTACGAGATGTGGCAGTACGTTCCCTATGGCGACCGTTGGGCGCAGTATTTCTACCGCCGCGTGATGGAGCGAAAGGAGAACGTGTTGTTCGCGGTGCGGGCGATTGTTGGTCGCTGA
- a CDS encoding MBL fold metallo-hydrolase yields the protein MHVINITEDAEVFTANVYLVVGDRTVLVDAGAMEGVVEAVREHTDHLDAVVLTHQHGDHVAQLADVLSAFDCECYAYGEHELRTNHLDDGETIQIGDETFEAIYTPGHAADHIALVSDSTIFSGDVVVHNDAAFDYGSFGRTDMPGQSRERLIESIKEILDRLPEGVEHLYAGHGNAFHGDVRDVIETALSRAEQRTSKYPE from the coding sequence ATGCACGTTATCAATATCACCGAGGATGCGGAGGTGTTCACCGCGAACGTCTACCTCGTCGTCGGTGACCGGACGGTGCTCGTCGATGCAGGCGCAATGGAGGGCGTCGTAGAGGCTGTCCGAGAGCACACAGACCACCTCGATGCGGTCGTGCTCACCCACCAGCACGGCGACCACGTCGCACAGCTGGCGGACGTTCTTTCGGCCTTTGATTGTGAGTGCTACGCCTACGGCGAACACGAACTGCGAACCAACCACTTAGACGACGGCGAGACCATCCAGATTGGCGACGAGACATTCGAAGCCATCTACACGCCGGGCCACGCTGCAGACCACATCGCGCTCGTAAGCGATTCGACCATCTTCTCCGGCGACGTGGTCGTCCACAACGACGCCGCCTTCGACTACGGCAGCTTCGGGCGCACCGACATGCCCGGTCAGTCGCGCGAACGCCTCATCGAGAGCATCAAAGAAATCTTAGACCGCCTCCCCGAGGGCGTCGAACACCTGTACGCGGGCCACGGCAATGCGTTCCACGGCGACGTGCGCGACGTCATCGAGACGGCGCTCTCTCGCGCAGAACAGCGCACGTCGAAATACCCCGAATAA
- a CDS encoding HPP family protein: protein MRRRRLRMSLYAGVLFTVLGLLAWVTGQPFIFPSLGPSAFILAFEGRSAQTAPRRVIGSHFIGSLAGLVAYLLVANGVILTDSFAPFSPAGLRLAASGVLSIALTSFAMFETDTVHAPACATTLIVSLGLLSTPVKAATIVVSVVILVVSHRIALGSVDWVGVRFPSQS, encoded by the coding sequence ATGCGTCGTCGTCGCCTGCGGATGAGTCTCTACGCCGGGGTGCTGTTTACGGTGCTTGGCCTCCTTGCGTGGGTCACCGGCCAACCGTTTATCTTCCCGAGTCTCGGCCCCTCTGCGTTCATCCTCGCCTTCGAGGGACGGAGCGCACAGACCGCCCCTCGTCGCGTCATCGGGAGTCACTTCATTGGTTCTCTCGCGGGGCTCGTTGCCTACCTCCTCGTTGCCAACGGCGTCATCCTCACGGACTCGTTTGCGCCGTTTTCTCCGGCAGGGCTTCGCCTCGCCGCGAGCGGCGTGCTTTCGATTGCCCTCACGAGCTTTGCGATGTTCGAGACCGATACCGTCCACGCGCCGGCGTGTGCGACCACCCTCATCGTCTCACTTGGCCTGCTCTCGACGCCGGTGAAAGCCGCAACCATCGTCGTGAGCGTCGTGATTCTCGTGGTGTCACATCGGATCGCACTCGGCTCTGTAGACTGGGTTGGCGTGCGCTTCCCGAGCCAGTCGTAG